A window of the Miscanthus floridulus cultivar M001 chromosome 14, ASM1932011v1, whole genome shotgun sequence genome harbors these coding sequences:
- the LOC136506098 gene encoding uncharacterized protein — MATLKDAVVRKPVLATLRLIVPAGAARPGQPISPALSSYRLNLMAFCKDFNARTQKYKADTPMHVTVTAYKDNTFEFVVKSPPVSWFLKKAAGIETASGLAGHRNVSSLTIRHVYEIAKLKQADPFCKHMSLEALCKCIIGTANSMGIAIVKDL, encoded by the coding sequence ATGGCAACTCTGAAAGATGCAGTAGTAAGGAAGCCTGTACTGGCAACACTCCGTCTTATCGTCCCAGCTGGTGCAGCCCGTCCTGGACAACCAATTAGTCCAGCACTTAGTTCCTATCGGCTCAATTTGATGGCTTTCTGCAAGGATTTCAATGCCAGGACCCAGAAATACAAGGCAGACACTCCAATGCACGTCACCGTAACTGCCTACAAGGATAACACCTTCGAGTTTGTGGTCAAGTCACCCCCAGTATCATGGTTCCTCAAGAAGGCTGCAGGAATAGAAACTGCCAGCGGTCTGGCAGGCCACAGGAATGTGTCATCCCTCACTATCCGCCATGTGTATGAGATTGCAAAGTTGAAGCAGGCTGACCCCTTCTGCAAGCACATGTCGCTTGAAGCGCTGTGCAAGTGCATCATTGGCACAGCCAACTCCATGGGTATTGCGATTGTTAAAGATCTTTGA